The Tepidisphaeraceae bacterium genome includes a region encoding these proteins:
- a CDS encoding glycoside hydrolase family 15 protein has translation MSRFLGFGTDLRSVPVYIPCMAYLAIEDYGLIGNMHTAALVGRNGSIDWLCMPHFDSPSVFAAILDDAKGGYFKVAPVIEQYTRKQVYWPETNVLITRFLSDEGVIELVDYMPVGLKRGEPGFRQLVRRVEMIRGAGQVKLECIPAFNYARDPHTTELHSTGAIFRSKSLDLELTTSIPLDLKQDRGGVEAIVKLSQGDRATFVLRPLDPESQGGRVIEPDLEQRLLDSTIEYWRKWISRCKYSGRWRETVHRSALMLKLLTFEPTGAIIASPTCSLPEAIPGSRNWDYRYTWIRDASFSLYALLRLGYTEEAAAFMGWLEKRCHERHPDGGLQIMYGLHGEQKLTEETLDHLDGYRGAKPVRIGNGAYGQLQLDIYGELMDSVYLYNKYGSPISYDLWVELSQLVDWVCKNWNRPDEGIWETRGGKQHFVYSKLMCWVAVDRGLRLAEKRSLPADRATWTRVRDEIYLDIMKRGWSNERQAFVQHYGSNQLDASTLIMPLVFFMTPDDPRMLKTLDAICREPQQDGLLSDSLVYRYNVGQFDDGLPGEEGTFNMCTFWLVEALTRAGRTDKARLAQARLIFEKMLGYANHLGLYAEETGLHGEALGNYPQAFTHLALISAAYNLDRTLENGRCGPA, from the coding sequence ATGTCGCGCTTTCTCGGTTTCGGCACTGACCTGCGAAGCGTCCCCGTCTACATTCCCTGCATGGCGTATCTGGCGATCGAGGATTACGGGCTGATTGGCAACATGCACACCGCGGCGCTCGTGGGCCGCAACGGGTCGATCGACTGGCTCTGCATGCCGCACTTCGACTCGCCGAGCGTGTTCGCGGCCATTCTGGATGATGCGAAGGGTGGCTACTTCAAGGTCGCCCCGGTTATCGAGCAGTACACGCGTAAGCAGGTCTATTGGCCGGAAACGAACGTCCTGATCACGCGGTTCCTGTCCGACGAAGGCGTGATCGAACTGGTCGACTACATGCCAGTCGGCCTGAAGCGCGGCGAGCCCGGATTCCGCCAGCTCGTCCGCCGCGTCGAGATGATTCGTGGCGCGGGGCAGGTTAAGTTGGAATGCATTCCCGCGTTCAACTACGCTCGCGACCCACATACCACCGAACTACACAGTACCGGGGCAATCTTCCGATCGAAGTCGCTCGACCTCGAACTAACCACCTCGATTCCACTCGACCTGAAGCAGGACCGCGGCGGGGTTGAGGCGATCGTGAAGCTATCGCAAGGCGATCGCGCCACCTTCGTCCTTCGGCCGCTTGATCCGGAGAGCCAAGGTGGGCGGGTGATCGAGCCCGATCTCGAGCAGCGCCTGCTCGATAGCACGATCGAGTACTGGCGCAAGTGGATCAGCCGCTGCAAGTACAGCGGCCGGTGGCGCGAGACGGTTCATCGGTCGGCGCTCATGCTGAAGCTGCTGACGTTCGAGCCAACGGGCGCCATCATCGCATCGCCGACCTGCAGCCTGCCCGAGGCGATCCCGGGTTCGCGCAACTGGGACTATCGCTACACCTGGATCCGCGATGCCTCGTTCTCGCTGTACGCCCTGCTGCGCCTCGGCTACACCGAAGAGGCGGCGGCCTTCATGGGGTGGCTGGAGAAGCGCTGCCACGAACGGCACCCGGACGGTGGCCTCCAGATCATGTACGGCCTGCACGGTGAACAGAAGCTGACCGAGGAAACGCTGGACCACTTGGATGGCTACCGCGGCGCCAAACCGGTGCGCATCGGCAACGGCGCGTACGGACAGCTTCAGCTCGACATCTACGGCGAGTTGATGGACAGCGTCTACCTCTACAACAAGTACGGCTCGCCGATTTCATACGACCTTTGGGTAGAACTGTCGCAGTTGGTCGACTGGGTCTGTAAGAACTGGAACCGCCCCGATGAAGGCATCTGGGAGACGCGCGGCGGGAAGCAGCACTTCGTCTACTCGAAGTTGATGTGCTGGGTTGCGGTCGACCGCGGCCTGCGGCTGGCCGAGAAGCGTTCGCTACCGGCCGACCGCGCCACGTGGACGCGCGTGCGCGACGAGATCTACCTCGACATTATGAAACGCGGCTGGTCCAACGAGCGACAGGCCTTCGTGCAGCACTACGGCAGCAACCAGCTCGACGCGTCGACGCTCATCATGCCACTCGTCTTCTTCATGACGCCCGACGATCCGCGCATGCTGAAGACGCTGGACGCGATCTGCCGTGAACCGCAGCAGGACGGGTTGCTCTCCGACAGCCTCGTCTACCGCTACAACGTCGGCCAGTTCGACGACGGCCTGCCCGGCGAAGAGGGGACGTTCAACATGTGCACGTTCTGGCTCGTTGAAGCGCTGACTCGCGCCGGCCGAACCGACAAGGCACGGCTGGCGCAGGCACGATTGATCTTTGAGAAGATGCTGGGCTACGCGAACCACCTCGGCCTGTACGCCGAGGAAACCGGCCTGCACGGCGAAGCGCTCGGCAACTACCCGCAGGCGTTCACACACCTGGCGCTGATCAGCGCCGCATACAACCTCGATCGCACGCTGGAGAACGGTCGCTGTGGGCCCGCCTGA
- a CDS encoding Gfo/Idh/MocA family oxidoreductase — protein METRRIGIVMNGVTGRMGTNQHLIRSILAIIKQGGVKVSDKLTLMPEPILTGRSESKLKDLAEGVAQREIGRSIPYTTDIDAALGDKKNEIFFDASGTLQRAGFIEKAVKAKKAIYCEKPTATVTKEALRLAKLVEDAGLKNGVVQDKLWLPSFRKIAMLKELGFFGKILSVRGEFGYWVFTGMDLDQPAQRPSWNYRAEDGGGMMIDMFCHWQYVISNLFGPIKSLVAYGNVDIDQRRSEDGKPFKATADDSAYAIFLLEDGTVCQFNSSWCTRVRRDDLLTVQVDGIKGTAVAGLRECYVQGAAETPKPVWNPDIPQPIDFYKGWQPVPNNINYDNAFKIQWEMFLRHVALDEPFRYTLREGAKGVQLAELGMQSWKEKRWIDVPAM, from the coding sequence ATGGAAACGCGTCGCATCGGCATTGTCATGAACGGCGTCACCGGCCGCATGGGCACCAACCAGCACCTCATCCGGTCGATCCTGGCCATCATCAAGCAGGGTGGCGTGAAGGTCAGCGATAAGCTGACGCTCATGCCCGAGCCCATCCTCACCGGTCGCAGCGAGAGCAAGCTGAAGGACCTCGCCGAGGGCGTCGCCCAGCGCGAGATCGGCCGCAGCATTCCCTACACCACCGATATCGATGCCGCCCTGGGCGACAAGAAGAACGAGATCTTCTTCGACGCCAGCGGCACGCTGCAGCGGGCCGGGTTCATCGAGAAGGCCGTGAAGGCGAAGAAGGCCATCTACTGCGAGAAGCCGACTGCCACGGTGACCAAGGAAGCCCTGCGGCTCGCCAAGCTGGTCGAAGACGCCGGCCTGAAGAACGGCGTGGTGCAGGACAAGCTCTGGCTCCCCAGCTTCCGCAAGATCGCCATGCTGAAAGAGCTCGGCTTCTTCGGCAAGATCCTCAGCGTGCGCGGCGAGTTCGGATACTGGGTCTTCACTGGCATGGACCTCGACCAGCCCGCCCAGCGCCCCAGCTGGAACTACCGCGCCGAGGACGGTGGGGGCATGATGATCGATATGTTCTGCCACTGGCAGTACGTCATCAGCAACTTGTTCGGCCCAATCAAGTCGCTCGTGGCCTATGGCAACGTCGACATCGATCAACGCCGCAGCGAAGACGGCAAGCCCTTCAAGGCCACCGCCGACGATTCGGCTTACGCGATATTCCTGCTGGAAGATGGCACCGTCTGTCAGTTCAACAGCAGCTGGTGCACCCGCGTTCGCCGGGACGATTTACTGACCGTGCAGGTCGACGGCATCAAGGGCACCGCCGTCGCCGGCCTGCGCGAGTGCTACGTGCAGGGCGCCGCCGAGACGCCAAAGCCCGTTTGGAACCCCGACATCCCGCAGCCGATCGACTTCTACAAGGGTTGGCAGCCGGTGCCGAACAACATCAACTACGACAACGCGTTCAAGATCCAGTGGGAAATGTTCCTGCGCCACGTCGCGCTCGACGAGCCGTTCCGCTACACCCTGCGCGAAGGCGCCAAGGGCGTGCAGCTGGCCGAGCTGGGCATGCAAAGCTGGAAGGAAAAACGCTGGATCGACGTGCCGGCGATGTGA
- a CDS encoding TIM barrel protein yields the protein MHQQFVPGLVSITFRKLSATDVVRLAVDAKLQSIEWGGDVHVPHGDVAAAQQVQRACANAGITTSAYGSYYRVGVIANDNPLFEAVLDSALALQAPSIRVWAGKMSSADADEAYRRAVAVDLARIATLAAAQGIGVSLEYHSNTLTDTPETTLQLLQAAAHPNVATYWQPRHGLTIEQNLSDIEMLSPHLRNVHVFHWWPTAATRWPLAEGAERWRAYFAALGRMGGPARHVSLEFVRSDDPHQLREDASTLHELLNAL from the coding sequence ATGCACCAACAATTCGTGCCCGGCTTGGTCTCCATTACGTTCCGCAAGCTTTCAGCGACCGATGTGGTACGTCTCGCGGTCGACGCGAAGCTTCAGTCGATCGAATGGGGTGGCGACGTCCATGTGCCGCACGGCGACGTGGCGGCTGCGCAACAGGTGCAACGCGCCTGCGCCAACGCCGGCATCACCACGAGCGCGTATGGGTCTTACTACCGCGTGGGCGTTATCGCCAACGATAATCCATTGTTTGAGGCGGTGTTGGACAGCGCGCTGGCGCTACAGGCACCCAGCATACGTGTTTGGGCGGGAAAGATGTCTTCCGCCGACGCGGATGAAGCCTATCGGCGGGCGGTCGCCGTGGACTTGGCGCGAATTGCAACGCTGGCGGCTGCACAGGGAATCGGCGTGAGCCTGGAGTATCATTCGAACACGTTGACGGACACGCCGGAGACGACGCTGCAACTTCTACAGGCCGCGGCTCACCCGAACGTGGCGACGTATTGGCAGCCACGGCATGGGCTGACGATCGAGCAGAACCTTTCGGACATCGAGATGCTGTCGCCGCACCTGCGCAACGTGCACGTATTCCACTGGTGGCCGACCGCGGCAACGCGGTGGCCCTTAGCTGAAGGGGCGGAGCGGTGGCGGGCCTACTTCGCGGCGCTCGGGCGGATGGGTGGGCCGGCGCGGCACGTTTCATTGGAGTTCGTTCGGTCAGACGATCCTCACCAATTGCGCGAGGATGCATCGACGTTACACGAGCTACTGAACGCTCTTTAA
- a CDS encoding DUF3817 domain-containing protein, translating into MTNPVSVLRQTALIEGISFLLLLGVAMPLKYAMDIPWPVKVVGWAHGVLFMLLCVFLLWTLITARWPLVRSLIVFVSALVPFGPFLIDRRMKAYAAEYEATRQLPAV; encoded by the coding sequence ATGACGAATCCCGTTTCCGTATTGCGCCAAACTGCTCTAATCGAGGGCATCTCGTTTCTGCTATTGCTCGGCGTCGCGATGCCGTTGAAGTACGCGATGGACATTCCGTGGCCGGTGAAGGTGGTGGGCTGGGCGCACGGCGTGCTGTTCATGCTGCTCTGCGTGTTCCTTCTGTGGACCTTGATCACCGCGCGCTGGCCGTTGGTGCGGTCGCTTATCGTCTTCGTATCGGCACTGGTGCCGTTCGGGCCGTTCCTGATCGACCGGCGGATGAAGGCCTACGCGGCCGAGTATGAGGCGACACGCCAATTGCCGGCTGTTTAA
- a CDS encoding ThuA domain-containing protein, with protein sequence MNHLTAFISTVALASGVAFAAEPGLPIFTAEQRASHYVWFPKDGELLKPDPRVRIEADGLTFLDVPATDEPQEFGYLATRQPMRNYRVMFEYEWGKKRFAPRATALRDSGLLYHMRGPDAIWPNCAECQVQEGETGDTFLLWQKGAPSASSHVANGADRKFAPNGELKAGIRGRITRSETADTLTGWNEVEVIVEGAAASHRVNGREVNRLWDLRWPEGESATEGKLALQVEGAEVRYRNVRVAPLSWPTDHKPFRVLVFSKTMKFRHDSIPDAVAAVKALGAQFGFTVDATEDAAAFAADNLKQFAVVMFLNTTGDVLAPEQERALEQFVKGGGGFVGVHSACDTEYDWPWYGNLVGTYFKDHPKIQDAVVRLNADATSPSASILPREWPRRDEWYNFVKAPTGVDVVLTLDESTYEGGKMGAQHPLTWQHAFDGGRSWYTAMGHTKETYREPLFLLHLLGGIQYAAGLPAPGPVLDVPR encoded by the coding sequence ATGAACCATCTGACTGCTTTCATTTCGACCGTCGCGTTAGCGTCCGGCGTCGCATTCGCCGCCGAGCCCGGCCTGCCGATCTTTACGGCGGAGCAGCGCGCATCGCATTACGTCTGGTTCCCGAAGGACGGCGAACTGCTGAAGCCCGATCCTCGCGTGCGAATCGAGGCTGACGGATTGACGTTTCTCGACGTGCCCGCGACCGATGAGCCGCAGGAGTTCGGCTATCTGGCGACGCGACAGCCGATGCGGAACTACCGGGTGATGTTCGAGTACGAATGGGGCAAGAAGCGGTTTGCTCCGCGCGCCACGGCCCTGCGGGACAGCGGCCTGCTGTACCACATGCGTGGACCCGACGCGATATGGCCCAACTGCGCGGAATGCCAGGTTCAGGAAGGCGAGACCGGCGACACGTTCCTGCTATGGCAGAAGGGCGCGCCGTCCGCTTCGTCACACGTGGCGAACGGCGCGGACAGGAAGTTCGCACCGAATGGCGAATTGAAGGCAGGCATTCGCGGCCGCATCACTCGATCCGAAACCGCCGACACGTTGACGGGCTGGAACGAGGTTGAAGTAATCGTGGAAGGAGCGGCCGCGTCGCATCGCGTGAACGGGCGCGAGGTAAACCGGCTGTGGGACCTTCGCTGGCCAGAGGGCGAATCGGCCACGGAGGGGAAGTTGGCGCTGCAGGTGGAGGGGGCGGAAGTTCGCTACCGCAACGTGCGTGTAGCACCATTGAGTTGGCCGACCGATCACAAGCCGTTCCGCGTGCTGGTTTTCTCGAAGACGATGAAATTTCGCCACGATTCGATCCCGGATGCCGTCGCCGCAGTGAAAGCGCTGGGCGCGCAGTTCGGTTTCACGGTAGATGCGACTGAAGACGCCGCGGCGTTCGCGGCCGACAACTTGAAACAGTTCGCAGTCGTCATGTTCCTGAACACCACCGGCGACGTGCTGGCGCCAGAGCAGGAACGTGCGCTGGAACAGTTCGTAAAGGGCGGCGGGGGATTTGTGGGTGTGCACTCCGCGTGCGATACCGAATACGACTGGCCCTGGTACGGCAACCTGGTGGGCACCTACTTCAAAGATCACCCCAAGATTCAGGACGCCGTCGTGCGGCTGAATGCCGACGCCACGTCACCCTCCGCATCCATTCTTCCCCGCGAGTGGCCGCGGCGAGACGAGTGGTACAACTTCGTGAAGGCGCCGACCGGCGTTGACGTGGTGCTGACGCTCGACGAATCCACCTACGAGGGCGGCAAGATGGGTGCCCAACATCCGCTGACCTGGCAACACGCGTTCGACGGTGGCCGGTCGTGGTACACCGCCATGGGGCACACGAAGGAGACTTACCGCGAACCACTGTTCCTGCTTCACCTGCTCGGCGGTATCCAATACGCCGCGGGGCTACCGGCGCCCGGGCCGGTGCTCGACGTGCCGCGGTAG
- a CDS encoding helix-turn-helix transcriptional regulator, protein MHRIDKRFDYNVLQLADGGAVDLHIDGEPHRISGRKFWSSYPGPHIRFGPAAGHETWVHRYLAFNGPGVERLRAAGLFPIAPQSVDPRSDYPQRFDELLELSRRNDRFGVARAALLLEAILTELAEARSRPNELPLWIDPVLATAQQLGAEVDQSRLADEAGMSPRTFRRQFQSVMGMSPRDYVISSRINHAKELLGTTQLPIKRIAEQLGYRDVFFFTRQFRKVTGVAPAAYRRSREG, encoded by the coding sequence GTGCATCGAATCGATAAGCGGTTCGACTATAACGTGCTGCAGTTGGCCGACGGTGGCGCGGTCGATCTTCACATCGATGGCGAGCCGCACCGCATTAGTGGCCGCAAGTTCTGGTCGAGCTATCCCGGCCCGCACATTCGTTTCGGTCCCGCGGCCGGGCACGAGACGTGGGTGCACCGGTATCTTGCATTCAACGGTCCTGGCGTCGAACGCCTTCGGGCGGCGGGACTGTTTCCGATCGCGCCGCAGTCGGTCGACCCGCGAAGTGACTATCCGCAGCGATTTGATGAACTGCTGGAACTGTCTCGCCGGAATGACCGCTTCGGTGTGGCACGGGCCGCGTTGCTGCTGGAGGCGATTCTGACCGAACTGGCAGAGGCGCGGTCGCGGCCGAACGAATTGCCCTTGTGGATCGACCCTGTGCTGGCGACGGCACAGCAGTTGGGGGCCGAGGTCGATCAGTCGCGCTTGGCGGATGAAGCGGGCATGTCGCCGCGCACGTTTCGACGGCAGTTTCAGAGCGTGATGGGGATGTCGCCGCGCGACTACGTGATTTCGTCACGCATCAATCACGCGAAGGAACTTCTAGGCACGACGCAACTGCCGATTAAGCGGATCGCCGAGCAATTGGGCTATCGCGATGTCTTCTTCTTCACGCGGCAATTTCGTAAGGTGACCGGGGTCGCGCCGGCGGCATATCGGCGCAGTCGCGAAGGGTAA